One window from the genome of Echinicola vietnamensis DSM 17526 encodes:
- a CDS encoding gamma-glutamylcyclotransferase family protein, with protein sequence MSTRLYFGYASNLDQSTLVGKLQHPPKLIGIGVLPHYGFRFNHPNPDGSARANIVPSPNENVYGAIYEIEEADVTHFLNSEKTYDLTAVSVQTKNGEVGAFTFISSQNVSNIFPDQAYYDTIIRGGKALKLPNTYLTSIMNRLPNELF encoded by the coding sequence ATGTCCACACGTCTGTACTTTGGCTATGCCAGCAATCTTGATCAGTCCACCCTTGTCGGCAAGCTGCAACACCCTCCTAAGCTTATCGGAATCGGAGTGCTTCCCCATTACGGATTTCGCTTTAATCACCCTAACCCCGATGGCTCAGCACGTGCCAATATCGTCCCCAGCCCAAATGAAAATGTGTATGGTGCCATCTATGAAATTGAAGAGGCGGATGTCACGCATTTTTTGAATTCAGAAAAAACCTATGATCTTACAGCAGTAAGTGTCCAAACAAAAAATGGAGAAGTCGGAGCTTTTACCTTTATTTCATCCCAAAACGTATCCAATATCTTTCCCGATCAGGCCTATTATGACACCATCATCCGTGGTGGAAAAGCCCTGAAACTACCCAACACTTACCTTACCAGCATAATGAACAGATTACCAAACGAATTGTTTTAA
- a CDS encoding TIGR04282 family arsenosugar biosynthesis glycosyltransferase, with translation MKEHAIIIFQENPVPGKVKTRLGEVIGSEKAVEVYEYLLHHTHELVKDYPADVFVYFLDKVDDDYLLNDQYHLGLQGKGLLGERMQRAFADVLGKGYEKALFLRVAGTMELSNDILDEAFEALSYQDLVVGPAHDGTIYLLGMNKVCDKVFDHNDWKSDSLIHELSQEAKEMELEMHKLPVLYEVEQYEDLKSLKGLLNIQ, from the coding sequence ATGAAAGAACATGCGATAATTATTTTTCAGGAAAACCCTGTGCCCGGCAAGGTAAAGACCAGGTTGGGCGAGGTTATTGGTAGTGAAAAGGCGGTGGAAGTGTATGAATATTTGCTTCATCATACCCACGAATTGGTGAAGGATTACCCAGCGGATGTGTTTGTGTACTTCCTTGACAAAGTAGATGACGATTATCTCTTGAATGATCAGTACCACCTTGGACTGCAAGGAAAGGGGCTGTTGGGAGAGCGGATGCAGCGGGCTTTTGCAGATGTCCTTGGCAAAGGATATGAAAAGGCGCTTTTTCTTCGCGTAGCGGGCACCATGGAGCTCTCCAATGATATCCTGGACGAGGCATTTGAGGCCTTAAGCTATCAGGATTTGGTAGTGGGACCTGCCCATGACGGTACCATTTACCTCTTAGGAATGAACAAGGTATGTGATAAGGTGTTCGATCACAATGATTGGAAGTCAGATAGTCTGATCCATGAGCTCAGCCAAGAAGCAAAGGAAATGGAACTGGAAATGCACAAACTTCCGGTACTCTATGAAGTAGAACAATATGAGGACCTCAAAAGCCTTAAGGGACTTTTGAACATTCAATAG
- a CDS encoding glutamate synthase subunit beta, producing MGAKDGFLKYKRELESDRDRNERVKDYNDIHIPIKPETLNNQAARCMDCGIPFCHQGCPLGNIIPEFNDAVYRKEWGEAWDILRSTNNFPEFTGRICPAPCEASCVLGINKDPVAIELIEKNIAEKAYENDLAKPNIPETRTGKTVAVIGAGPAGMAAADQLNQAGHEVTLFEKDQKVGGLLRYGIPDFKMEKWVIDRRVKLMEEEGVNFATGTEIGKTITADEILGKFDAVVLSTGAQEPRDLKIKGREFNGVHFAMEFLGEQNRVVSGEREGDNPISAKGKHVIVIGGGDTGSDCIGTSNRHGAASVTQLELLPKPPKQRAQLNPWPEWPMTLKTTTSHEEGAERVWSVLTKEFTKDDKGNVKGLVLVDIEWKEENGRMQFVEVEGTERTVPCDLALLAIGYTGPKQNGLLEAFGVEAMENSLPKSKEYQSTNNKVFLAGDMRRGQSLVVWAISEGREAAVKVDEFLMGKSNLPRKDKSFFENVEDAEFCE from the coding sequence ATGGGTGCGAAAGACGGATTTCTAAAATATAAAAGAGAACTAGAATCAGATAGAGACCGAAACGAAAGGGTCAAAGACTATAACGATATACACATTCCAATCAAGCCTGAAACCCTGAACAACCAGGCAGCCAGGTGCATGGATTGCGGCATTCCTTTTTGTCACCAAGGATGCCCACTGGGCAATATCATCCCGGAATTTAACGATGCCGTCTACCGCAAAGAATGGGGTGAGGCATGGGACATTCTCAGAAGTACCAACAACTTCCCGGAATTTACCGGAAGGATCTGCCCTGCACCATGTGAGGCCAGCTGTGTATTGGGGATCAACAAAGATCCCGTGGCGATCGAATTGATCGAAAAGAACATTGCCGAAAAGGCCTATGAAAATGATTTGGCCAAGCCAAACATCCCCGAAACCCGAACAGGCAAAACCGTGGCTGTCATCGGCGCGGGACCTGCTGGAATGGCTGCTGCAGATCAGCTAAACCAAGCGGGCCACGAAGTGACCTTATTCGAAAAAGACCAAAAGGTCGGTGGTTTGCTGCGATACGGTATCCCGGATTTCAAAATGGAAAAATGGGTGATCGACCGCCGGGTGAAGCTGATGGAAGAAGAAGGGGTAAACTTTGCCACAGGAACTGAAATCGGCAAAACCATTACCGCAGATGAAATCCTGGGCAAATTTGACGCCGTGGTACTCTCCACGGGTGCACAAGAGCCAAGGGATCTGAAAATCAAAGGCCGTGAATTCAACGGTGTACACTTCGCCATGGAATTCTTGGGCGAGCAAAATCGTGTAGTCAGTGGCGAAAGAGAAGGTGACAACCCGATCAGTGCCAAAGGTAAGCATGTGATCGTCATTGGTGGTGGTGACACCGGTAGTGACTGTATCGGCACTTCCAACCGCCACGGTGCCGCTTCCGTGACACAGCTGGAGCTATTGCCAAAGCCACCAAAGCAACGTGCGCAGCTTAACCCATGGCCGGAATGGCCCATGACCCTAAAAACCACTACTTCTCATGAAGAGGGTGCCGAAAGGGTTTGGTCCGTATTGACCAAGGAGTTTACCAAAGACGACAAGGGCAATGTAAAAGGCCTGGTTTTGGTAGACATCGAATGGAAAGAAGAAAACGGCAGAATGCAGTTTGTAGAAGTGGAAGGCACCGAAAGGACTGTTCCTTGTGACCTTGCCCTTCTGGCCATCGGCTATACCGGGCCGAAGCAAAATGGCCTATTGGAAGCTTTTGGCGTAGAAGCTATGGAAAACAGCCTTCCAAAATCTAAGGAATATCAAAGCACCAACAACAAGGTGTTCTTGGCCGGAGATATGAGAAGAGGCCAATCCCTAGTGGTTTGGGCCATTTCTGAAGGTCGTGAAGCAGCTGTAAAAGTGGATGAATTCCTTATGGGCAAATCCAACCTGCCACGTAAAGATAAATCGTTCTTTGAGAACGTAGAAGACGCTGAATTCTGTGAATAA
- the gltB gene encoding glutamate synthase large subunit yields MNEGLYRSQFEHDACGIGAVINVKGVKSHETISDALFMLSNMEHRGGRGSDPKTGDGAGILIQVPHDFLKIVTHRAGFELPEEGSYGVGMTFFPKNKQLHKKSKALLNKILEEMDFELIGYRTVPVDETVPGSGALEVMPNIEQLFVRHKDGLVGAALERKIYVLRNYATKEINSTIPGVNMSFYFASFSSRTIIYKGQLRTDQVLPFYKDLQNNKITSALALVHSRFSTNTFPNWRLAQPFRYLSHNGEINTIRGNLNKMRSKEYLMKSSLFTDAELDKLMPVTNSTYSDSANLDAMVELLTLSGRSLPHVMMMLVPESWQDNKTMNKAKKAFYKFHAALMEPWDGPAALLFTDGKSLGATLDRNGLRPLRYFTTSDDRLILSSEAGALPIREATVTEKGRISPGRMILADLEKGKVMFDEEVKAEVCENKPYDAWVRKERLKLRLMPTPKKLSQPYNTQNIKQRQSVFGFTTEDVNTILAPMGDTAYEPLGSMGADTPPAVLSKQSQHISNYFKQLFAQVSNPPIDPIRERLVMSLFTRLGESYNILEESSLHTRQIHISQPLLLNEDLEKIKHLESKGYRAKTLYAHFVADHKPGRMLEALDKLCQDAVDAINDDYNILIISDRNTYEGIAPIPSLLAIGAVHHHLVNTKMRTKAGLVVEAGDIKETHHFATVIGYGASAINPYLALETLVHLNETEQLSKVYEQEQLFENYQTAIGKGLLKVLSKMGISTLQSYQSAQIFEAVGLGPEVIERCFKGTISRISGVSFDELAEEVLTRHNAAYGYEGPRLETGGIYQWKRRGEKHLFNPETIHLLQKSTANNDYGLYKKFAEKVNNQTKDALTIRGLFEFKKRISIPIEEVEPAESIMKRFATGAMSFGSISHEAHSTLAIAMNRIGAKSNSGEGGEDEVRFEVKENGDWERSAIKQVASGRFGVTSNYLTNAEELQIKMAQGAKPGEGGQLPGHKVDDWIGRVRHSTPGVGLISPPPHHDIYSIEDLAQLIYDLKNANRKARINVKLVSQAGVGTVAAGVAKAQSDVILISGADGGTGASPLSSIRHAGLPWELGLAEAHQTLVKNNLRSRVTLQTDGQVRTGRDLAIAAMLGAEEWGISTAALVVEGCIMMRKCHLNTCPVGIATQNPELRKLFTGNPDHVVNFFRFLAEDLREIMASLGFRTVNEMVGQSNVLKSTGHLNHWKWDKLDLSPIFHMVEVPEHVGIYKQIDQDFKLKKVLDRKLIKAALPALEQANSVKEKFQIKNIDRSVGAMLSNEISKIYGSPGLPDDTIHFKFSGSAGQSFGLFLAQGVTFELEGEANDYFGKGLSGGQLVIYPSRNANFKAEDNIIIGNVAFYGATSGNAYINGKGGERFCVRNSGVKTVVEGIGDHGCEYMTGGQVIILGEIGKNFAAGMSGGVAYLFKENVKLINQEMVDLDPLTEEDFAIIKKELELHHKFTNSSAAIKFLENWDTEKEKFIKVFPRDYKAVLQKRAEKQEEQSKTLV; encoded by the coding sequence ATGAATGAAGGATTATACCGTTCACAGTTTGAGCATGACGCCTGTGGGATTGGCGCCGTGATCAATGTGAAGGGCGTGAAAAGCCATGAGACGATCAGCGACGCGCTATTTATGCTGAGCAATATGGAGCACAGAGGAGGAAGAGGCAGTGATCCTAAGACCGGTGATGGAGCGGGCATTTTGATTCAAGTACCCCACGATTTTCTAAAGATAGTAACCCATCGTGCCGGCTTTGAGCTGCCTGAAGAAGGAAGCTATGGCGTAGGCATGACATTTTTCCCTAAGAACAAACAGCTACATAAAAAATCAAAAGCTTTGCTCAACAAAATCCTGGAAGAAATGGATTTTGAGCTTATCGGTTACCGAACGGTTCCTGTGGATGAAACCGTTCCGGGATCTGGTGCATTAGAAGTAATGCCTAATATCGAGCAGCTTTTTGTAAGACATAAGGATGGACTTGTAGGTGCCGCCCTAGAGCGTAAAATCTACGTCCTGAGAAACTATGCTACCAAGGAAATCAACTCCACAATCCCAGGAGTGAACATGTCCTTTTACTTTGCCAGTTTCAGTTCCAGAACGATTATTTACAAAGGCCAGTTGAGAACTGACCAAGTATTACCGTTCTATAAGGATCTCCAAAACAATAAAATCACCTCTGCCTTGGCATTGGTGCACTCCAGGTTCTCGACCAATACCTTCCCTAACTGGAGGTTGGCGCAACCGTTCAGGTACCTCTCCCATAACGGAGAGATCAATACCATCCGTGGTAACCTGAACAAAATGCGCTCCAAGGAGTACTTGATGAAATCTTCCTTGTTCACGGATGCGGAACTGGACAAACTGATGCCCGTAACCAACTCCACCTATTCGGATTCAGCCAACTTGGATGCGATGGTAGAGCTGTTGACCCTTAGTGGACGATCATTACCGCATGTGATGATGATGTTGGTGCCAGAATCTTGGCAGGACAACAAAACCATGAACAAGGCCAAAAAGGCATTCTATAAGTTCCACGCTGCACTAATGGAGCCGTGGGATGGTCCTGCAGCCTTGCTGTTTACAGATGGGAAGTCTCTCGGTGCTACCCTTGACCGAAACGGACTGCGACCATTGCGATACTTCACCACCAGTGATGACCGATTGATCCTTTCTTCCGAAGCAGGAGCCTTGCCCATCCGCGAAGCTACTGTCACCGAAAAAGGACGTATCAGCCCCGGCAGAATGATCCTTGCAGACCTTGAAAAAGGCAAGGTGATGTTTGACGAAGAGGTGAAGGCGGAAGTTTGCGAAAACAAGCCTTATGATGCTTGGGTAAGAAAAGAACGCCTGAAGCTGAGGTTAATGCCTACTCCCAAGAAGCTATCTCAGCCTTATAATACACAAAACATCAAACAACGGCAGTCTGTATTTGGATTTACCACAGAGGATGTAAACACCATCTTGGCCCCAATGGGGGACACCGCATACGAGCCATTGGGCTCTATGGGTGCTGATACACCTCCTGCAGTGCTTTCCAAACAGAGTCAGCACATTTCCAATTACTTTAAGCAACTCTTCGCACAGGTAAGTAACCCCCCGATCGACCCTATTCGGGAGCGTTTGGTGATGTCACTCTTTACCCGACTGGGCGAGAGTTATAATATCCTTGAAGAAAGTTCTCTTCATACCCGCCAGATCCACATTTCACAGCCCCTTTTGCTGAATGAGGATTTGGAAAAAATCAAACACTTGGAAAGCAAAGGCTACAGGGCCAAGACCCTCTATGCGCACTTTGTGGCAGATCATAAGCCAGGAAGAATGCTGGAAGCCTTGGACAAGCTATGCCAAGATGCTGTCGATGCGATCAACGATGACTATAACATCTTGATCATCTCTGACCGAAATACGTATGAGGGCATCGCTCCCATTCCTTCGCTATTGGCCATTGGTGCCGTGCACCATCACTTGGTAAACACCAAGATGAGGACCAAAGCAGGTTTGGTAGTGGAAGCGGGAGACATCAAGGAAACCCATCACTTTGCCACGGTAATCGGATATGGTGCGAGTGCCATCAACCCTTACTTGGCATTGGAAACATTGGTTCACCTGAACGAGACCGAACAACTTTCCAAAGTATACGAACAAGAGCAGCTTTTCGAAAATTACCAAACTGCCATTGGCAAAGGCCTGCTGAAAGTACTCTCCAAAATGGGAATCAGTACCCTTCAGTCCTACCAGAGTGCGCAGATTTTCGAAGCGGTCGGATTAGGCCCAGAAGTGATTGAAAGATGCTTTAAAGGCACCATCAGCCGTATCAGTGGTGTTTCTTTCGACGAATTGGCCGAAGAAGTGCTGACGCGTCATAATGCCGCTTATGGCTATGAAGGACCACGGCTGGAAACAGGTGGGATTTACCAATGGAAACGAAGAGGCGAAAAGCACCTTTTCAATCCAGAAACCATCCACTTGCTGCAAAAATCCACTGCCAATAACGACTATGGGCTGTATAAGAAATTTGCCGAAAAGGTAAATAACCAAACCAAAGATGCCCTGACCATCAGGGGATTGTTTGAGTTTAAAAAGCGGATCTCCATCCCAATTGAAGAGGTAGAACCTGCAGAAAGCATCATGAAGCGTTTTGCGACAGGTGCCATGTCCTTTGGATCGATTTCGCATGAGGCCCATTCCACTTTGGCCATTGCCATGAACAGGATCGGTGCGAAGTCCAATAGCGGAGAAGGTGGAGAAGATGAAGTACGTTTTGAAGTAAAAGAAAATGGCGATTGGGAACGCTCTGCGATCAAGCAGGTGGCTTCTGGTAGATTTGGGGTAACCAGTAACTACCTGACCAATGCCGAGGAACTACAGATCAAAATGGCCCAAGGCGCCAAACCTGGTGAAGGTGGGCAGCTACCAGGCCATAAAGTGGACGACTGGATCGGCCGTGTAAGGCACTCCACTCCAGGAGTGGGCCTTATCTCGCCACCACCGCACCACGATATTTATTCCATTGAGGATTTGGCGCAGCTAATCTATGACCTGAAAAATGCCAATAGAAAAGCCCGCATCAATGTGAAACTGGTATCCCAAGCAGGCGTGGGTACGGTGGCCGCCGGTGTGGCCAAAGCCCAATCAGACGTCATCCTGATCTCAGGTGCTGACGGGGGTACTGGAGCATCTCCATTGAGCTCCATCAGGCATGCTGGTCTTCCTTGGGAACTGGGACTTGCTGAAGCCCATCAGACGTTGGTCAAAAACAACCTTAGAAGCCGCGTAACGCTGCAAACAGATGGTCAGGTAAGAACTGGACGTGACCTTGCCATTGCAGCCATGCTGGGTGCTGAAGAGTGGGGTATTTCCACGGCAGCACTTGTGGTAGAAGGTTGTATCATGATGAGAAAATGCCACCTGAACACTTGTCCAGTAGGCATTGCCACCCAGAATCCAGAACTGAGAAAACTCTTTACCGGTAATCCTGACCATGTGGTGAACTTCTTCAGGTTCCTTGCAGAAGACCTGCGGGAAATCATGGCATCACTAGGCTTCAGAACGGTAAACGAAATGGTAGGCCAGTCCAATGTGCTGAAATCTACCGGTCACCTGAACCACTGGAAGTGGGATAAACTTGACCTTAGCCCGATTTTCCACATGGTGGAAGTCCCTGAACATGTGGGTATCTACAAGCAGATCGACCAGGATTTCAAACTGAAGAAGGTACTGGACAGAAAGCTGATCAAAGCAGCGTTACCGGCCCTAGAGCAAGCCAATTCGGTAAAAGAGAAATTCCAGATCAAAAATATCGACCGTTCTGTAGGCGCCATGCTATCCAATGAAATCTCTAAGATTTACGGTAGCCCAGGCTTGCCGGATGATACCATCCACTTCAAGTTTAGCGGTTCTGCCGGACAGAGTTTTGGTTTGTTCCTCGCCCAAGGCGTAACGTTTGAGCTGGAAGGAGAAGCCAATGACTACTTTGGAAAGGGACTTTCCGGTGGGCAGCTGGTGATCTATCCAAGTCGCAATGCCAACTTCAAGGCAGAAGATAACATCATCATCGGTAATGTGGCGTTCTATGGTGCCACTTCCGGAAACGCCTACATCAACGGTAAAGGCGGTGAGCGCTTCTGTGTGCGAAACTCTGGTGTGAAAACCGTGGTGGAAGGAATCGGCGACCATGGTTGTGAATACATGACCGGTGGCCAAGTGATCATCCTGGGTGAAATCGGCAAAAACTTCGCAGCAGGCATGAGCGGCGGTGTCGCTTACCTGTTCAAGGAAAACGTGAAACTGATCAACCAAGAGATGGTAGACCTGGATCCGCTTACTGAAGAGGATTTTGCGATCATCAAGAAGGAACTTGAACTTCACCACAAGTTTACCAACAGTAGTGCAGCGATCAAATTCCTTGAAAATTGGGACACTGAGAAAGAAAAATTCATCAAGGTATTCCCGAGGGATTACAAAGCCGTGCTACAAAAGAGAGCTGAAAAACAAGAAGAACAATCAAAAACGTTAGTGTAA
- the gldE gene encoding gliding motility-associated protein GldE, which produces MDDPYPSILLLAEINQVSAGYIITNSLIFLFLLLGSALVSGSEVAYFSLSHDDLNLLNTESDEKSALVIRLIEAPQRLLSTILILNNMINIGIVTLTTFFTLTLFGSNATGIVVVLIQTVGITFAIVFFGEIVPKVYANNARVTFSKLMAKTLNFFSIILAPLSSFLMAISNIIERRIERKGYTLSVNELHQALEITSENTTEGEKDIFKGIVNFGTLSVKQVMCSRMDITAVDVEMDFHELMDKINKSGYSRIPVYRETIDNIEGILYIKDLLTHIEKDEDFQWQTLTRKGFFVPENKKVDALLKDFQNKRVHMAIVVDEYGGTSGLVTLEDLIEEIIGEINDEFDDDDDIFYKQIDDSTFVFEGKVSLNDFCKKLELDSQIFDEVKGDSESLGGLLLELNAKFPNTGTKIQFEYFTFTIMAVDARRIKKVKVHLEREEAKGAAHNED; this is translated from the coding sequence ATGGACGATCCATACCCGAGTATTTTATTGCTGGCTGAAATCAACCAGGTTTCGGCCGGCTATATCATTACCAACAGCCTTATTTTTCTTTTTCTGTTATTGGGATCAGCCTTGGTCTCCGGTTCAGAAGTGGCCTATTTTTCGCTTTCACACGACGATCTCAATTTGCTCAATACAGAATCGGATGAAAAATCGGCCTTGGTCATCCGCCTGATAGAGGCTCCTCAGCGGCTGCTCAGCACCATATTGATCCTCAATAATATGATCAATATAGGCATCGTGACCTTGACGACTTTCTTTACCTTGACCCTCTTTGGCTCCAATGCCACAGGGATTGTCGTGGTCCTGATCCAGACCGTGGGCATTACCTTTGCCATCGTTTTTTTCGGGGAAATTGTGCCCAAAGTGTACGCCAATAACGCCCGTGTTACCTTCAGTAAGTTGATGGCCAAGACCCTGAATTTCTTCTCGATCATTTTGGCGCCACTTTCTTCATTCTTAATGGCTATCAGCAATATCATCGAAAGAAGGATCGAGCGAAAAGGATATACCCTTTCTGTCAACGAACTTCACCAAGCCTTGGAAATCACTTCCGAAAACACCACGGAAGGAGAAAAAGACATCTTTAAGGGGATTGTTAATTTCGGTACCCTTTCAGTAAAACAGGTGATGTGCTCCCGAATGGACATTACCGCCGTGGATGTAGAGATGGATTTCCATGAACTTATGGACAAGATCAACAAAAGCGGCTATTCCAGGATTCCGGTTTACCGTGAGACCATTGACAATATCGAAGGCATCCTCTACATCAAGGACCTCCTCACGCATATCGAAAAGGACGAGGATTTCCAATGGCAGACCTTGACCAGAAAAGGTTTCTTTGTGCCGGAAAACAAAAAAGTAGATGCACTGCTCAAGGACTTCCAAAACAAACGTGTCCACATGGCCATTGTAGTAGACGAATATGGTGGCACCTCAGGGCTGGTAACCTTGGAAGACCTGATCGAAGAAATCATCGGGGAAATCAATGACGAATTTGACGACGATGACGATATTTTTTACAAGCAAATCGACGACAGCACCTTTGTTTTTGAAGGAAAGGTATCCCTGAACGATTTTTGTAAAAAACTGGAACTGGACTCGCAGATATTTGACGAAGTCAAGGGGGACAGTGAATCGCTGGGAGGTCTGCTGCTGGAGCTAAACGCCAAATTCCCCAATACCGGCACCAAGATCCAGTTCGAATACTTCACATTCACCATCATGGCGGTGGATGCCAGAAGGATCAAGAAAGTAAAGGTGCACCTGGAACGCGAAGAAGCCAAAGGTGCTGCTCATAATGAGGATTAG
- a CDS encoding single-stranded DNA-binding protein: MAGVNKVILVGNLGRDPEVRHLESGSVVANVTLATTEAYKDRNGNRVENTEWHDLEMWDGQAKVAEQYLRKGSQIFVEGKIKSDTWQDEQGNNRKKVRIRVLSFTMLGSRNMDGGAPGGNSSNAGQADQSTPNKAQPAASMPSSGGNIDDGEDDLPF, encoded by the coding sequence ATGGCCGGTGTAAACAAAGTAATTTTAGTTGGCAACCTCGGAAGAGACCCTGAAGTGAGGCATTTGGAAAGTGGCAGTGTGGTGGCCAATGTGACACTAGCAACAACAGAAGCCTATAAAGACCGAAACGGAAATCGCGTAGAAAATACCGAATGGCATGACCTTGAAATGTGGGACGGCCAAGCCAAAGTAGCGGAACAGTACCTGAGAAAAGGCAGCCAGATTTTCGTAGAAGGAAAAATCAAATCAGACACTTGGCAAGACGAACAAGGGAATAACCGTAAAAAAGTCAGGATCCGGGTGCTGAGCTTTACCATGCTGGGCTCTAGAAATATGGACGGAGGGGCTCCTGGTGGCAATTCCAGCAATGCTGGACAGGCTGACCAATCCACGCCCAATAAGGCCCAACCTGCTGCCTCCATGCCATCATCTGGAGGTAATATCGATGACGGAGAGGATGATTTGCCATTCTAA
- the mutY gene encoding A/G-specific adenine glycosylase, producing MTFSHFPKKLLHWYPQNKRDLPWRNTQNPYIIWLSEIILQQTRVAQGLPYFEEFVKHYPTVHDLANAPVEDVLRRWQGLGYYSRARNLHHCAQQVVEEFGGNFPDNYRSLLKLKGVGQYTAAAIASFAFKEKVAVLDGNVFRVLSRYFGLDTDISSPKGKRQFQELADELIPAQQPDEYNQAIMEFGALQCTPKKANCDQCPLQDSCYAYAHGQVEALPVKIKKTKVTTRAFLYHEINCGPHKIVKTRGPKDIWQGLTDFPLVEFSAPEKIELEHSTLFQELQAFKPIVDYKNEKTYKHILSHQKIFSNFVSLTIAAEKLDEVKKWADSKGYHCCDAAQLEALGKPQLIVRYLNDQK from the coding sequence TTGACTTTCAGCCATTTTCCCAAAAAGCTACTGCATTGGTACCCCCAAAACAAAAGGGATCTGCCATGGAGAAACACCCAAAATCCATACATCATTTGGCTATCAGAAATTATTCTACAACAGACCAGGGTCGCCCAAGGTCTCCCCTACTTTGAAGAATTTGTTAAGCATTATCCCACAGTACATGACCTCGCCAATGCTCCAGTAGAAGATGTGCTTAGGCGCTGGCAAGGGCTGGGCTATTACAGCCGGGCCAGAAACCTGCACCATTGCGCACAGCAGGTGGTCGAAGAGTTTGGCGGAAACTTTCCAGACAATTACCGCAGCCTCCTGAAGCTTAAGGGCGTCGGCCAGTATACCGCTGCAGCAATTGCTTCCTTTGCCTTCAAAGAAAAAGTCGCCGTACTGGACGGCAATGTCTTCAGGGTTCTTAGCCGCTATTTTGGCCTGGACACGGATATCAGCAGCCCTAAAGGGAAAAGACAGTTCCAAGAACTCGCCGATGAACTCATCCCAGCCCAGCAACCGGACGAATACAACCAGGCCATCATGGAATTTGGCGCCCTCCAATGTACCCCCAAAAAGGCCAATTGCGACCAATGCCCGCTACAGGACAGCTGCTATGCCTATGCACATGGCCAAGTGGAAGCCCTTCCGGTCAAAATCAAAAAGACAAAAGTAACTACCCGCGCCTTTTTGTACCATGAAATCAACTGTGGCCCGCATAAAATCGTCAAAACGCGTGGCCCAAAGGACATTTGGCAAGGCCTCACGGATTTCCCCTTAGTGGAATTTTCTGCCCCTGAGAAGATTGAGCTGGAACATTCAACATTGTTTCAAGAGCTTCAGGCATTTAAACCGATTGTGGATTATAAAAATGAAAAGACCTACAAACATATACTGTCCCATCAAAAAATTTTTTCAAACTTTGTCTCGTTAACCATAGCAGCCGAGAAGCTCGATGAAGTGAAAAAATGGGCGGACAGCAAAGGTTACCATTGCTGCGATGCAGCTCAACTGGAGGCTTTGGGAAAACCACAACTGATCGTGCGCTATTTGAACGATCAAAAATAA
- a CDS encoding HU family DNA-binding protein: MTKAEVITKISDKTGIQKDDVTQTIEAFFKVVKDSMSEGENIYVRGFGSFINKKRAKKIARNISKNTAIVIDEHYVPAFKPSKVFIDKIKNSKKVKEVAFQE; encoded by the coding sequence GTGACTAAAGCAGAGGTAATTACCAAGATTTCGGACAAGACAGGAATTCAGAAGGACGATGTAACTCAAACCATTGAGGCATTCTTCAAAGTAGTAAAAGATTCCATGTCTGAGGGAGAGAATATTTATGTGAGGGGATTCGGTAGCTTCATCAACAAGAAGCGAGCTAAAAAGATCGCCAGAAACATCAGCAAAAACACTGCTATCGTAATCGATGAGCATTATGTGCCGGCCTTCAAGCCTTCCAAAGTGTTTATTGACAAAATCAAAAACAGTAAAAAAGTTAAAGAGGTAGCTTTTCAGGAATAA